In the genome of Coregonus clupeaformis isolate EN_2021a chromosome 11, ASM2061545v1, whole genome shotgun sequence, one region contains:
- the LOC121534333 gene encoding alpha-2-macroglobulin-like isoform X1, protein MVLPGLQVWRWILFACIHWICVCQETAGPVYMVAIPAVIQAGSEAKLCASLLQPNETLVMTISLMADGQNKILLHKSSDQEFHRCFQFQAPHVKSDKVQNFKVEVRGDTFLSTEERKVMIKPYSPMTFIQTDKPIYNPGQTVHFRVVTLDTNFSPVNQLYNIVELEDVNQNRIGQWLNTTSSGNILQLSHPLNSEAPVGSYAIVVWIGQDKIYQNFKVEKYVLPKFEIKMNLTNEISIVQEEYEVEVCAKYTYGQPVPGKAGLKLCRLLGEKVVIPITIDEKHPRGVPDYTPPCHKESIEMDQTGCASYVFNMAIFTKNLGEKLLGDVFSFHAEVQEGGTGITRSEEKRIALSYVIGELSFVDTPQIYEHGSIVEGKIYAVHFNNTPISDMLVYLLEEKGWSSYLQLQNLTTDSRGIARFSLNTTRMPKENINLIVSDTPQVEYQGYRVPYFNRGRHVLSLIQPAAPDSKPSSSLAIQKMEKPLACGEEGSITIHYAIVGETVPKGSVDVLYLALSRGVIVQHGHKNVTVQQDSPVAEGEVTLKLAVVPEMAPVVQLLVYSMLPSETVIAHSMNFPTEKCFRNKVLVEFSPSNAVPGEENTLHLSAQPGSLCGLSAVDQSVGIMEPGKRLDADKIFDLLPVKETNYIPYELEDSVACLRVRPRRSIMPYPDGKSGETNDPYAVFQALGLKLATNLDIRIPSCLSYQGNQYYRSYVAYRPMAGPGSAGPRLEMAIAGGVAATPPPPIQTVRTFFPETWIWDLVEVGESGSADVPLTVPDTITTWETEVFCLAPSGFGLAPLVELTVFQPFFLELTLPYSVIRGEHFELKATVFNYLSKCIMVSVTPALSSDYTLTPLNDVHYSSCLCANGRKTFSWTMAPSVLGVLNVSVSAAAVHSHTACDHEIVNVPERGRVDTVTRSLLVTAEGTEKTDTYNWLLCPTGEALTEEVELQLPQNVVDGSDRISLTVLGDILGRALNNLDGLLQMPYGCGEQNMALLSPNIYILEYLRNTGQLTPAILDKATKFLTSGYQRQLNYKNADGAYSTFGQGLGNTWLTAFVLRSFGKARSFIYIDPAKMEQSKTWLESQQGKHGCFRILGKLFNNRMKGGVTDEVTLTAYVTASMLELDMSVSDPVVDRSLSCLKNSTSDLSNTYTTALLAYTFTLAGDMETRAQLLQHLNTISLQEGGLLHWSQSSSETSPSLEVEISAYVLLASLSASPLSTSDLGYASRIVRWLVRQQNAYGGFSSTQDTVVALQALALYSTRVFSRGGASTVTVQSPSGHQYLFYVNQNNKLLYQERALQDTEGKYSIEVKGSACASVQVALHYNIPTPTKSTTLSIQVTPEVDCNSKSLRPRVTLKLQSQYHGKELTTNMIIVDLKMLSGFSPDPDSLGRLRGSSQVDRVDTKDDHVLTYLTELTSLFPFTITLDVIQELPVQNLKPAVVKIYDYYQPSDQAETEYVFPCK, encoded by the exons ATGGTTCTTCCTGGGCTTCAGGTTTGGAGATGGATACTCTTTGCCTGCATTCACTGGATTTGTGTCTGTCAAGAAACTGCAGGACC GGTTTATATGGTAGCCATTCCTGCAGTGATCCAGGCAGGCTCAGAGGCCAAGCTTTGTGCCAGCCTTCTGCAGCCCAACGAGACCCTGGTCATGACCATATCTCTGATGGCCGACGGGCAGAACAAAATACTTCTCCACAAGAGTTCTGACCAAGAGTTTCATCGCTGCTTCCAGTTTCAG GCCCCTCATGTGAAGAGTGACAAAGTGCAAAACTTCAAGGTGGAGGTTCGAGGTGACACGTTTCTAtcaacagaggagaggaaggtcaTGATCAAACCCTACAGCCCCATGACATTCATCCAAACGGACAAACCAATCTATAACCCAGGACAAACAG TGCATTTTAGAGTCGTCACCTTGGATACCAATTTTAGCCCTGTCAATCAGCTG TACAACATTGTGGAACTTGAG GATGTTAATCAGAACAGGATTGGACAGTGGCTCAACACTACATCCAGTGGCAACATTTTGCAGCTTTCTCACCCCCTGAACTCTGAAGCACCTGTAGGATCCTATGCCATTGTAGTGTGGATTGGTCAAGACAAAATATACCAGAACTTCAAGGTAGAAAAGTATG TTCTGCCAAAGTTTGAGATCAAAATGAACCTCACCAACGAGATCAGCATTGTTCAAGAAGAGTATGAAGTGGAAGTGTGTGCCAA GTACACGTATGGACAGCCTGTACCTGGTAAAGCAGGGTTAAAGTTGTGCCGACTCTTGGGGGAGAAGGTAGTGATACCGATAACAATTGATGAGAAACATCCACGAGGAGTTCCTGATTACACACCTCCCTGCCACAAAGAGTCAATAGAG ATGGACCAAACTGGCTGTGCTTCCTATGTCTTCAACATGGCAATTTTCACAAAGAATTTAGGAGAGAAATTGCTGGGAGACGTGTTTAGTTTCCATGCAGAAGTACAGGAGGGGGGGACAG GTATTACACGGTCAGAGGAAAAACGCATAGCGCTCTCCTATGTGATTGGAGAACTCTCATTTGTCGACACGCCCCAAATCTATGAGCATGGATCAATTGTTGAGGGCAAG ATATATGCTGTTCACTTCAACAACACACCCATCTCTGACATGTTAGTCTACCTGTTGGAGGAGAAGGGCTGGTCCTCATATCTACAACTACAGAACCTAACCACGGACAGTCGTGGTATTGCCAGGTTCTCCCTAAACACAACCAGAATGCCCAAAGAGAATATTAACCTCATA GTAAGTGACACCCCACAAGTGGAGTACCAAGGATACAGGGTCCCCTATTTCAACAGAGGGCGTCACGTCCTCTCACTGATCCAGCCCGCTGCCCCTGACAGTAAACCCTCCAGCTCCCTGGCTATTCAGAAGATGGAGAAACCACTGGCATGTGGGGAGGAAGGGTCAATCACCATCCACTATGCCATCGTAGGGGAGACCGTCCCAAAGGGCTCTGTGGATGTCCTCTACCTG gCCTTATCCAGAGGGGTGATAGTTCAGCATGGACACAAGAACGTTACTGTGCAGCAGGACAGTCCTG TAGCTGAGGGTGAAGTCACCTTGAAGTTGGCAGTGGTTCCAGAGATGGCGCCGGTGGTTCAGCTCCTGGTGTACAGTATGCTACCCAGTGAGACTGTCATCGCCCACAGCATGAACTTCCCCACTGAGAAATGCTTCAGGAACAAG GTGTTGGTGGAGTTCTCCCCCTCCAATGCGGTCCCAGGGGAGGAGAACACCCTGCATCTCTCTGCCCAGCCCGGTTCCCTCTGTGGCCTCAGCGCTGTGGACCAGAGTGTTGGCATCATGGAGCCAGGGAAGAGGCTGGATGCTGATAAG ATATTTGATTTGTTACCAGTCAAGGAGACAAACTATATTCCCTACGAGCTTGAAGATTCAGTAGCATGTTTACGTGTAAGACCAAGGAGATCCATAATGCCGTACCCAGATGGAAAGTCTGGGGAGACAAATGATCCTTATGCAGTTTTTCAG GCACTGGGACTGAAGCTGGCGACTAATCTGGATATAAGAATACCTTCCTGCCTCAGTTACCAGGGGAACCAGTACTATCGCTCCTATG TAGCTTACAGACCTATGGCCGGGCCTGGATCAGCGGGTCCTAGACTTGAAATGGCTATAGCTGGTGGAGTTGCCGCGACACCTCCGCCACCCATACAGACGGTCCGTACATTCTTCCCTGAGACATGGATTTGGGATCTTGTGGAAGTTGG GGAGTCTGGATCAGCAGACGTCCCCCTGACAGTCCCAGACACCATCACCACCTGGGAGACGGAGGTCTTCTGCCTGGCCCCCAGTGGCTTTGGTCTGGCTCCTCTGGTGGAGCTCACGGTCTTTCAGCCGTTTTTCCTGGAGCTCACCCTGCCCTACTCAGTCATCCGGGGAGAGCACTTTGAgctgaaggccactgtgttcaacTACCTCTCCAAGTGCATCATG GTTTCTGTGACTCCGGCTCTCTCCTCAGACTACACTCTCACACCCTTGAATGACGTCCACTACTCCTCATGCCTGTGTGCCAATGGACGAAAGACCTTCAGTTGGACAATGGCACCCTCTGTCCTGG GGGTTTTGAACGTGTCCGTTAGTGCAGCGGCTGTCCATTCCCACACTGCGTGTGACCATGAGATTGTGAACGTACCGGAGAGAGGACGCGTTGACACAGTCACACGGAGCCTGCTGGTGACG gcTGAGGGAACAGAGAAGACCGACACCTACAACTGGTTGCTGTGTCCAACTG GAGAAGCTCTGACAGAGGAGGTGGAACTGCAACTCCCCCAGAATGTGGTGGATGGATCTGATAGAATTTCCCTCACCGTTCTGG GGGACATCCTGGGTCGGGCCCTCAACAACCTGGATGGACTGTTGCAGATGCCGTATGGGTGTGGAGAGCAGAATATGGCCCTCCTCTCCCCCAATATCTACATCCTGGAGTACCTGAGGAACACAGGGCAGCTCACCCCAGCCATCCTAGACAAGGCCACCAAGTTCCTCACTAGTG GTTACCAAAGGCAGCTGAACTACAAGAATGCTGACGGTGCATACAGCACGTTTGGACAAGGCTTGGGGAACACTTG GCTGACTGCTTTTGTCTTGAGATCCTTTGGCAAAGCACGGTCTTTCATCTATATTGACCCGGCAAAAATGGAGCAATCCAAGACTTGGCTGGAAAGTCAACAAGGCAAACATGGCTGTTTCAGAATCTTGGGGAAACTCTTTAACAACAGAATGAAG GGTGGTGTGACGGATGAAGTCACACTGACTGCTTACGTCACTGCTTCAATGCTGGAGCTCGACATGTCAGTGTCG GATCCTGTTGTGGACcgcagcttgtcttgcctgaagAACTCGACCAGTGATTTGTCCAACACCTACACTACTGCTCTGCTGGCCTACACCTTCACCCTGGCAGGGGACATGGAGACACGGGCCCAGCTTCTGCAGCACCTCAACACCATCTCATTACAAGAGG GGGGTCTCCTGCACTGGTCCCAGTCCTCCTCAGAGACCTCACCATCCCTTGAGGTGGAGATCAGCGCCTACGTTCTACTGGCGTCCCTCAGTGCCTCTCCTCTGTCTACCTCTGACCTGGGCTACGCTTCCCGCATCGTCAGGTGGCTGGTGAGGCAGCAGAACGCCTACGGAGGCTTCTCCTCCACACAG GACACGGTGGTGGCCCTCCAGGCCCTGGCTCTCTACTCCACCAGGGTGTTCAGTAGAGGAGGAGCCAGCACAGTGACAGTACAGTCTCCCAGTGGGCATCAGTACCTCTTCTATGTGAACCAAAACAACAAGCTTCTGTACCAGGAGAGGGCGCTGCAGGACACAGAAGGGAAGTACAGCATTGAAGTGAAGGGCAGCGCTTGTGCCTCAGTGCAG GTGGCGCTCCACTACAACATCCCTACTCCTACCAAAAGCACAACGCTCAGTATCCAGGTGACTCCAGAGGTAGACTGCAACAGCAAGTCTTTGCGACCCAGAGTCACGCTGAAACTCCAGTCTCA ATATCATGGAAAGGAGCTGACCACCAATATGATTATAGTGGATTTGAAAATGCTCTCTGGGTTTTCCCCAGATCCAGACTCTTTGGGGAGG CTGAGGGGTTCAAGTCAAGTGGATCGGGTTGATACCAAAGATGACCATGTGTTAACGTACTTGACAGAG TTAACATCACTATTTCCTTTCACCATCACCCTGGACGTCATACAGGAGCTCCCAGTACAGAATCTAAAGCCAGCGGTGGTCAAGATCTACGACTACTACCAGCCAA GTGACCAGGCTGAGACAGAATATGTCTTCCCTTGCAAGTAG